One region of Budorcas taxicolor isolate Tak-1 chromosome 3, Takin1.1, whole genome shotgun sequence genomic DNA includes:
- the RORC gene encoding nuclear receptor ROR-gamma isoform X14, with translation MYGAGATGQRWPAQIEVIPCKICGDKSSGIHYGVITCEGCKGFFRRSQQCNVAYSCTRQQNCPIDRTSRNRCQHCRLQKCLALGMSRDAVKFGRMSKKQRDSLHAEVQKQLQQRQQQQREQAAKTPPVGAQGAEPLACTLGLPDGQLPLGSSPDLPEASACPPSLLRAPGCGPSYSNSLAKAGLNGASYHLEYSPERGKAEGRENFYGTDSQLAPDRGGLHSEDPRRPGLGEPGRGLDSYFTPSFRSTPEVPYASLTETEHLVQNVCKSYRETCQLRLEDLLRQRSNIFSREEVAGYQRKSMWEMWGRCAHRLTEAIQYVVEFAKRLPGFMELCQNDQIVLLKAGAMEVVLVRMCRAYNADNDTVFFEGKYGGVELFRALGCSELISSIFDFSRSLSALRFSEDEIALYTALVLINANRPGLQEKRKVEQLQCNLELAFHHHLCKTHRQGILAKLPPKGKLRSLCSQHVEKLQTFQHLHPIVVQAAFPPLYKELFSTEIESPEGLSK, from the exons CACAAATTGAAGTGATTCCGTGCAAAATCTGTGGGGACAAGTCATCTGGGATCCACTACGGGGTTATCACCTGTGAGGGGTGCAAG GGCTTCTTCCGCCGGAGCCAGCAGTGCAACGTGGCCTACTCCTGCACCCGTCAGCAGAACTGCCCCATTGACCGCACGAGCCGCAACCGATGCCAGCACTGCCGCCTGCAGAAGTGCCTGGCCCTGGGCATGTCCCGAGATG CTGTCAAGTTTGGCCGCATGTCCAAGAAGCAAAGGGACAGCCTGCATGCAGAGGTGCAGAAACAGCTGCAGCAGCGGCAACAGCAGCAACGGGAACAAGCGGCCAAAACCCCTCCCGTGGGAGCCCAAGGAGCAGAACCCCTCGCCTGCACCTTGGGGCTCCCGGATGGGCAGCTACCCCTGGGCTCCTCGCCTGACCTGCCAGAGGCCTCAGCCTGTCCCCCCAGTCTCCTGAGAGCTCCAGGCTGCGGGCCCTCCTACTCCAACAGCCTGGCCAAGGCCGGGCTCAATGGGGCCTCGTACCACCTGGAATACAGCCCTGAGCGGGGCAAGGCTGAGGGCAGGGAGAACTTCTATGGCACAGACAGCCAGCTGGCCCCGGACAGGGGTGGACTTCACTCTGAGGACCCCAGGCGTCCTGGGCTTGGGGAGCCAGGACGGGGCCTGGACAGCTACTTCACCCCCAGTTTCCGCAGCACCCCAGAGGTGCCTTATGCTTCCCTGACGGAGACTG AGCACCTGGTGCAGAACGTTTGCAAGTCCTACCGGGAGACGTGTCAGCTGCGGCTGGAGGACCTGCTCCGTCAGCGCTCCAACATCTTCTCGAGAGAGGAGGTGGCTGGCTACCAGAGGAAG TCgatgtgggagatgtggggaCGCTGTGCCCACCGACTCACCGAGGCCATTCAGTATGTGGTGGAGTTCGCTAAGAGGCTCCCGGGCTTTATGGAGCTCTGCCAGAACGACCAGATCGTGCTGCTCAAAGCAG GAGCCATGGAAGTGGTGCTGGTCAGGATGTGCCGGGCCTACAACGCTGACAATGACACAGTCTTTTTTGAAGGCAAATACGGTGGCGTGGAGCTGTTCCGAGCCTTgg gctgcagtgaACTCATCAGCTCCATCTTTGACTTCTCCCGCTCCCTGAGTGCCTTGCGCttttcagaggatgagatcgccCTCTACACAGCCCTCGTCCTCATCAATGCCA ACCGGCCAGGGCtccaagagaaaaggaaagtagaACAGCTGCAGTGCAATCTGGAGCTGGCCTTTCATCATCATCTCTGCAAGACTCATCGCCAAGGCATCCTGGCAAAG CTGCCACCCAAGGGGAAGCTGCGGAGCCTGTGTAGCCAGCACGTGGAAAAGCTGCAAACCTTCCAGCATCTCCACCCTATCGTGGTCCAAGCTGCTTTCCCTCCACTCTACAAGGAACTCTTCAGCACTGAAATCGAGTCACCCGAGGGACTGTCCAAGTGA
- the RORC gene encoding nuclear receptor ROR-gamma isoform X13 — MDRAPQRHHRASQELLAAKKTHTSQIEVIPCKICGDKSSGIHYGVITCEGCKGFFRRSQQCNVAYSCTRQQNCPIDRTSRNRCQHCRLQKCLALGMSRDAVKFGRMSKKQRDSLHAEVQKQLQQRQQQQREQAAKTPPVGAQGAEPLACTLGLPDGQLPLGSSPDLPEASACPPSLLRAPGCGPSYSNSLAKAGLNGASYHLEYSPERGKAEGRENFYGTDSQLAPDRGGLHSEDPRRPGLGEPGRGLDSYFTPSFRSTPEVPYASLTETEHLVQNVCKSYRETCQLRLEDLLRQRSNIFSREEVAGYQRKSMWEMWGRCAHRLTEAIQYVVEFAKRLPGFMELCQNDQIVLLKAGAMEVVLVRMCRAYNADNDTVFFEGKYGGVELFRALGCSELISSIFDFSRSLSALRFSEDEIALYTALVLINANRPGLQEKRKVEQLQCNLELAFHHHLCKTHRQGILAKLPPKGKLRSLCSQHVEKLQTFQHLHPIVVQAAFPPLYKELFSTEIESPEGLSK, encoded by the exons CACAAATTGAAGTGATTCCGTGCAAAATCTGTGGGGACAAGTCATCTGGGATCCACTACGGGGTTATCACCTGTGAGGGGTGCAAG GGCTTCTTCCGCCGGAGCCAGCAGTGCAACGTGGCCTACTCCTGCACCCGTCAGCAGAACTGCCCCATTGACCGCACGAGCCGCAACCGATGCCAGCACTGCCGCCTGCAGAAGTGCCTGGCCCTGGGCATGTCCCGAGATG CTGTCAAGTTTGGCCGCATGTCCAAGAAGCAAAGGGACAGCCTGCATGCAGAGGTGCAGAAACAGCTGCAGCAGCGGCAACAGCAGCAACGGGAACAAGCGGCCAAAACCCCTCCCGTGGGAGCCCAAGGAGCAGAACCCCTCGCCTGCACCTTGGGGCTCCCGGATGGGCAGCTACCCCTGGGCTCCTCGCCTGACCTGCCAGAGGCCTCAGCCTGTCCCCCCAGTCTCCTGAGAGCTCCAGGCTGCGGGCCCTCCTACTCCAACAGCCTGGCCAAGGCCGGGCTCAATGGGGCCTCGTACCACCTGGAATACAGCCCTGAGCGGGGCAAGGCTGAGGGCAGGGAGAACTTCTATGGCACAGACAGCCAGCTGGCCCCGGACAGGGGTGGACTTCACTCTGAGGACCCCAGGCGTCCTGGGCTTGGGGAGCCAGGACGGGGCCTGGACAGCTACTTCACCCCCAGTTTCCGCAGCACCCCAGAGGTGCCTTATGCTTCCCTGACGGAGACTG AGCACCTGGTGCAGAACGTTTGCAAGTCCTACCGGGAGACGTGTCAGCTGCGGCTGGAGGACCTGCTCCGTCAGCGCTCCAACATCTTCTCGAGAGAGGAGGTGGCTGGCTACCAGAGGAAG TCgatgtgggagatgtggggaCGCTGTGCCCACCGACTCACCGAGGCCATTCAGTATGTGGTGGAGTTCGCTAAGAGGCTCCCGGGCTTTATGGAGCTCTGCCAGAACGACCAGATCGTGCTGCTCAAAGCAG GAGCCATGGAAGTGGTGCTGGTCAGGATGTGCCGGGCCTACAACGCTGACAATGACACAGTCTTTTTTGAAGGCAAATACGGTGGCGTGGAGCTGTTCCGAGCCTTgg gctgcagtgaACTCATCAGCTCCATCTTTGACTTCTCCCGCTCCCTGAGTGCCTTGCGCttttcagaggatgagatcgccCTCTACACAGCCCTCGTCCTCATCAATGCCA ACCGGCCAGGGCtccaagagaaaaggaaagtagaACAGCTGCAGTGCAATCTGGAGCTGGCCTTTCATCATCATCTCTGCAAGACTCATCGCCAAGGCATCCTGGCAAAG CTGCCACCCAAGGGGAAGCTGCGGAGCCTGTGTAGCCAGCACGTGGAAAAGCTGCAAACCTTCCAGCATCTCCACCCTATCGTGGTCCAAGCTGCTTTCCCTCCACTCTACAAGGAACTCTTCAGCACTGAAATCGAGTCACCCGAGGGACTGTCCAAGTGA
- the RORC gene encoding nuclear receptor ROR-gamma isoform X12: MSWGGDHQPHPYAPGRGRSRKRDYILATQKSQIEVIPCKICGDKSSGIHYGVITCEGCKGFFRRSQQCNVAYSCTRQQNCPIDRTSRNRCQHCRLQKCLALGMSRDAVKFGRMSKKQRDSLHAEVQKQLQQRQQQQREQAAKTPPVGAQGAEPLACTLGLPDGQLPLGSSPDLPEASACPPSLLRAPGCGPSYSNSLAKAGLNGASYHLEYSPERGKAEGRENFYGTDSQLAPDRGGLHSEDPRRPGLGEPGRGLDSYFTPSFRSTPEVPYASLTETEHLVQNVCKSYRETCQLRLEDLLRQRSNIFSREEVAGYQRKSMWEMWGRCAHRLTEAIQYVVEFAKRLPGFMELCQNDQIVLLKAGAMEVVLVRMCRAYNADNDTVFFEGKYGGVELFRALGCSELISSIFDFSRSLSALRFSEDEIALYTALVLINANRPGLQEKRKVEQLQCNLELAFHHHLCKTHRQGILAKLPPKGKLRSLCSQHVEKLQTFQHLHPIVVQAAFPPLYKELFSTEIESPEGLSK; the protein is encoded by the exons CACAAATTGAAGTGATTCCGTGCAAAATCTGTGGGGACAAGTCATCTGGGATCCACTACGGGGTTATCACCTGTGAGGGGTGCAAG GGCTTCTTCCGCCGGAGCCAGCAGTGCAACGTGGCCTACTCCTGCACCCGTCAGCAGAACTGCCCCATTGACCGCACGAGCCGCAACCGATGCCAGCACTGCCGCCTGCAGAAGTGCCTGGCCCTGGGCATGTCCCGAGATG CTGTCAAGTTTGGCCGCATGTCCAAGAAGCAAAGGGACAGCCTGCATGCAGAGGTGCAGAAACAGCTGCAGCAGCGGCAACAGCAGCAACGGGAACAAGCGGCCAAAACCCCTCCCGTGGGAGCCCAAGGAGCAGAACCCCTCGCCTGCACCTTGGGGCTCCCGGATGGGCAGCTACCCCTGGGCTCCTCGCCTGACCTGCCAGAGGCCTCAGCCTGTCCCCCCAGTCTCCTGAGAGCTCCAGGCTGCGGGCCCTCCTACTCCAACAGCCTGGCCAAGGCCGGGCTCAATGGGGCCTCGTACCACCTGGAATACAGCCCTGAGCGGGGCAAGGCTGAGGGCAGGGAGAACTTCTATGGCACAGACAGCCAGCTGGCCCCGGACAGGGGTGGACTTCACTCTGAGGACCCCAGGCGTCCTGGGCTTGGGGAGCCAGGACGGGGCCTGGACAGCTACTTCACCCCCAGTTTCCGCAGCACCCCAGAGGTGCCTTATGCTTCCCTGACGGAGACTG AGCACCTGGTGCAGAACGTTTGCAAGTCCTACCGGGAGACGTGTCAGCTGCGGCTGGAGGACCTGCTCCGTCAGCGCTCCAACATCTTCTCGAGAGAGGAGGTGGCTGGCTACCAGAGGAAG TCgatgtgggagatgtggggaCGCTGTGCCCACCGACTCACCGAGGCCATTCAGTATGTGGTGGAGTTCGCTAAGAGGCTCCCGGGCTTTATGGAGCTCTGCCAGAACGACCAGATCGTGCTGCTCAAAGCAG GAGCCATGGAAGTGGTGCTGGTCAGGATGTGCCGGGCCTACAACGCTGACAATGACACAGTCTTTTTTGAAGGCAAATACGGTGGCGTGGAGCTGTTCCGAGCCTTgg gctgcagtgaACTCATCAGCTCCATCTTTGACTTCTCCCGCTCCCTGAGTGCCTTGCGCttttcagaggatgagatcgccCTCTACACAGCCCTCGTCCTCATCAATGCCA ACCGGCCAGGGCtccaagagaaaaggaaagtagaACAGCTGCAGTGCAATCTGGAGCTGGCCTTTCATCATCATCTCTGCAAGACTCATCGCCAAGGCATCCTGGCAAAG CTGCCACCCAAGGGGAAGCTGCGGAGCCTGTGTAGCCAGCACGTGGAAAAGCTGCAAACCTTCCAGCATCTCCACCCTATCGTGGTCCAAGCTGCTTTCCCTCCACTCTACAAGGAACTCTTCAGCACTGAAATCGAGTCACCCGAGGGACTGTCCAAGTGA
- the RORC gene encoding nuclear receptor ROR-gamma isoform X11, with product MDRAPQRHHRASQGKRPCSLTELLAAKKTHTSQIEVIPCKICGDKSSGIHYGVITCEGCKGFFRRSQQCNVAYSCTRQQNCPIDRTSRNRCQHCRLQKCLALGMSRDAVKFGRMSKKQRDSLHAEVQKQLQQRQQQQREQAAKTPPVGAQGAEPLACTLGLPDGQLPLGSSPDLPEASACPPSLLRAPGCGPSYSNSLAKAGLNGASYHLEYSPERGKAEGRENFYGTDSQLAPDRGGLHSEDPRRPGLGEPGRGLDSYFTPSFRSTPEVPYASLTETEHLVQNVCKSYRETCQLRLEDLLRQRSNIFSREEVAGYQRKSMWEMWGRCAHRLTEAIQYVVEFAKRLPGFMELCQNDQIVLLKAGAMEVVLVRMCRAYNADNDTVFFEGKYGGVELFRALGCSELISSIFDFSRSLSALRFSEDEIALYTALVLINANRPGLQEKRKVEQLQCNLELAFHHHLCKTHRQGILAKLPPKGKLRSLCSQHVEKLQTFQHLHPIVVQAAFPPLYKELFSTEIESPEGLSK from the exons CACAAATTGAAGTGATTCCGTGCAAAATCTGTGGGGACAAGTCATCTGGGATCCACTACGGGGTTATCACCTGTGAGGGGTGCAAG GGCTTCTTCCGCCGGAGCCAGCAGTGCAACGTGGCCTACTCCTGCACCCGTCAGCAGAACTGCCCCATTGACCGCACGAGCCGCAACCGATGCCAGCACTGCCGCCTGCAGAAGTGCCTGGCCCTGGGCATGTCCCGAGATG CTGTCAAGTTTGGCCGCATGTCCAAGAAGCAAAGGGACAGCCTGCATGCAGAGGTGCAGAAACAGCTGCAGCAGCGGCAACAGCAGCAACGGGAACAAGCGGCCAAAACCCCTCCCGTGGGAGCCCAAGGAGCAGAACCCCTCGCCTGCACCTTGGGGCTCCCGGATGGGCAGCTACCCCTGGGCTCCTCGCCTGACCTGCCAGAGGCCTCAGCCTGTCCCCCCAGTCTCCTGAGAGCTCCAGGCTGCGGGCCCTCCTACTCCAACAGCCTGGCCAAGGCCGGGCTCAATGGGGCCTCGTACCACCTGGAATACAGCCCTGAGCGGGGCAAGGCTGAGGGCAGGGAGAACTTCTATGGCACAGACAGCCAGCTGGCCCCGGACAGGGGTGGACTTCACTCTGAGGACCCCAGGCGTCCTGGGCTTGGGGAGCCAGGACGGGGCCTGGACAGCTACTTCACCCCCAGTTTCCGCAGCACCCCAGAGGTGCCTTATGCTTCCCTGACGGAGACTG AGCACCTGGTGCAGAACGTTTGCAAGTCCTACCGGGAGACGTGTCAGCTGCGGCTGGAGGACCTGCTCCGTCAGCGCTCCAACATCTTCTCGAGAGAGGAGGTGGCTGGCTACCAGAGGAAG TCgatgtgggagatgtggggaCGCTGTGCCCACCGACTCACCGAGGCCATTCAGTATGTGGTGGAGTTCGCTAAGAGGCTCCCGGGCTTTATGGAGCTCTGCCAGAACGACCAGATCGTGCTGCTCAAAGCAG GAGCCATGGAAGTGGTGCTGGTCAGGATGTGCCGGGCCTACAACGCTGACAATGACACAGTCTTTTTTGAAGGCAAATACGGTGGCGTGGAGCTGTTCCGAGCCTTgg gctgcagtgaACTCATCAGCTCCATCTTTGACTTCTCCCGCTCCCTGAGTGCCTTGCGCttttcagaggatgagatcgccCTCTACACAGCCCTCGTCCTCATCAATGCCA ACCGGCCAGGGCtccaagagaaaaggaaagtagaACAGCTGCAGTGCAATCTGGAGCTGGCCTTTCATCATCATCTCTGCAAGACTCATCGCCAAGGCATCCTGGCAAAG CTGCCACCCAAGGGGAAGCTGCGGAGCCTGTGTAGCCAGCACGTGGAAAAGCTGCAAACCTTCCAGCATCTCCACCCTATCGTGGTCCAAGCTGCTTTCCCTCCACTCTACAAGGAACTCTTCAGCACTGAAATCGAGTCACCCGAGGGACTGTCCAAGTGA
- the RORC gene encoding nuclear receptor ROR-gamma isoform X10 yields the protein MGGGCKGEVFKVFFSSSSPHRHLCRSSSRPLPAPPPQVTVVCTAQIEVIPCKICGDKSSGIHYGVITCEGCKGFFRRSQQCNVAYSCTRQQNCPIDRTSRNRCQHCRLQKCLALGMSRDAVKFGRMSKKQRDSLHAEVQKQLQQRQQQQREQAAKTPPVGAQGAEPLACTLGLPDGQLPLGSSPDLPEASACPPSLLRAPGCGPSYSNSLAKAGLNGASYHLEYSPERGKAEGRENFYGTDSQLAPDRGGLHSEDPRRPGLGEPGRGLDSYFTPSFRSTPEVPYASLTETEHLVQNVCKSYRETCQLRLEDLLRQRSNIFSREEVAGYQRKSMWEMWGRCAHRLTEAIQYVVEFAKRLPGFMELCQNDQIVLLKAGAMEVVLVRMCRAYNADNDTVFFEGKYGGVELFRALGCSELISSIFDFSRSLSALRFSEDEIALYTALVLINANRPGLQEKRKVEQLQCNLELAFHHHLCKTHRQGILAKLPPKGKLRSLCSQHVEKLQTFQHLHPIVVQAAFPPLYKELFSTEIESPEGLSK from the exons CACAAATTGAAGTGATTCCGTGCAAAATCTGTGGGGACAAGTCATCTGGGATCCACTACGGGGTTATCACCTGTGAGGGGTGCAAG GGCTTCTTCCGCCGGAGCCAGCAGTGCAACGTGGCCTACTCCTGCACCCGTCAGCAGAACTGCCCCATTGACCGCACGAGCCGCAACCGATGCCAGCACTGCCGCCTGCAGAAGTGCCTGGCCCTGGGCATGTCCCGAGATG CTGTCAAGTTTGGCCGCATGTCCAAGAAGCAAAGGGACAGCCTGCATGCAGAGGTGCAGAAACAGCTGCAGCAGCGGCAACAGCAGCAACGGGAACAAGCGGCCAAAACCCCTCCCGTGGGAGCCCAAGGAGCAGAACCCCTCGCCTGCACCTTGGGGCTCCCGGATGGGCAGCTACCCCTGGGCTCCTCGCCTGACCTGCCAGAGGCCTCAGCCTGTCCCCCCAGTCTCCTGAGAGCTCCAGGCTGCGGGCCCTCCTACTCCAACAGCCTGGCCAAGGCCGGGCTCAATGGGGCCTCGTACCACCTGGAATACAGCCCTGAGCGGGGCAAGGCTGAGGGCAGGGAGAACTTCTATGGCACAGACAGCCAGCTGGCCCCGGACAGGGGTGGACTTCACTCTGAGGACCCCAGGCGTCCTGGGCTTGGGGAGCCAGGACGGGGCCTGGACAGCTACTTCACCCCCAGTTTCCGCAGCACCCCAGAGGTGCCTTATGCTTCCCTGACGGAGACTG AGCACCTGGTGCAGAACGTTTGCAAGTCCTACCGGGAGACGTGTCAGCTGCGGCTGGAGGACCTGCTCCGTCAGCGCTCCAACATCTTCTCGAGAGAGGAGGTGGCTGGCTACCAGAGGAAG TCgatgtgggagatgtggggaCGCTGTGCCCACCGACTCACCGAGGCCATTCAGTATGTGGTGGAGTTCGCTAAGAGGCTCCCGGGCTTTATGGAGCTCTGCCAGAACGACCAGATCGTGCTGCTCAAAGCAG GAGCCATGGAAGTGGTGCTGGTCAGGATGTGCCGGGCCTACAACGCTGACAATGACACAGTCTTTTTTGAAGGCAAATACGGTGGCGTGGAGCTGTTCCGAGCCTTgg gctgcagtgaACTCATCAGCTCCATCTTTGACTTCTCCCGCTCCCTGAGTGCCTTGCGCttttcagaggatgagatcgccCTCTACACAGCCCTCGTCCTCATCAATGCCA ACCGGCCAGGGCtccaagagaaaaggaaagtagaACAGCTGCAGTGCAATCTGGAGCTGGCCTTTCATCATCATCTCTGCAAGACTCATCGCCAAGGCATCCTGGCAAAG CTGCCACCCAAGGGGAAGCTGCGGAGCCTGTGTAGCCAGCACGTGGAAAAGCTGCAAACCTTCCAGCATCTCCACCCTATCGTGGTCCAAGCTGCTTTCCCTCCACTCTACAAGGAACTCTTCAGCACTGAAATCGAGTCACCCGAGGGACTGTCCAAGTGA
- the LINGO4 gene encoding leucine-rich repeat and immunoglobulin-like domain-containing nogo receptor-interacting protein 4 — MAVATAPKQAWPPWPPVFLLLLLPAMGSSGNCPAVCDCASQPQAVLCAHRRLEAVPGGLPLDTELLDLSGNRLWGLQQGMLSRLGQLRELDLSYNQLSTLEPGAFHGLRSLLILRLQGNRLRIMGPGVFAGLSSLTLLDLRLNQIVLFLDGTFRELGSLQQLEVGDNHLVFVAPGAFAGLAKLSTLTLERCNLSTVPGPALARLPALGALRLRELDIGRLPAGALRGLGQLRELEIRHWPALEALEPGSLGGLNLSTLAITHCNLSSVPFQALHHLSFLRALDLSRNPISAIPARRLSSLVRLQELRLSGACLTSIAAHAFHGLTAFHLLDVADNALQTLEETAFPSPDKLVTLRLSGNPLTCDCRLLWLLRLRRRLDFGSTPPACAGPQHVQGKSLREFSDILPPGHFTCRPALIRKSGPRWVMAEEGGHAIFSCSGDGDPAPTVSWMRPPGVRLGKAGRVRALQDGTLEIRSVQLRDRGAYVCVVSNVAGNDSLRTWLEVIQVEPPNGTLSDPNITSPGIPGPFFLDSKGIAMVLAVGFLPFLTSVTLCFGLIALWSKGKGRVKHHVTFDFVAPRTSGDKNSGGNRVTAKLF, encoded by the coding sequence ATGGCTGTGGCCACAGCTCCAAAGCAAGCCTGGCCCCCATGGCCCCCCGTCtttctcctgctcctcctgccggCAATGGGAAGCAGTGGCAACTGCCCTGCTGTGTGTGACTGCGCCTCCCAACCCCAGGCAGTGCTTTGTGCCCACCGGCGACTGGAGGCTGTCCCGGGGGGACTCCCGCTAGACACTGAGCTCCTGGACCTGAGTGGGAACCGCCTATGGGGGCTTCAGCAGGGAATGCTCTCCCGCCTGGGCCAGCTCCGGGAACTGGACCTGAGCTACAACCAGCTGTCCACCCTGGAGCCAGGGGCCTTCCACGGCCTGCGCAGCCTACTCATCCTGAGGCTGCAGGGCAACCGGCTGCGAATCATGGGGCCTGGGGTCTTCGCGGGCCTGTCTTCCCTCACACTGCTGGACCTTCGCCTCAACCAGATCGTCCTCTTCCTTGACGGCACTTTCAGGGAGCTAGGCAGCCTCCAGCAGCTGGAGGTTGGGGACAACCACCTGGTGTTTGTGGCTCCGGGAGCCTTTGCTGGGCTGGCCAAACTGAGCACCCTCACCCTGGAGCGCTGCAACCTCAGCACTGTGCCTGGCCCGGCCCTGGCCCGCCTCCCAGCACTGGGGGCCCTAAGGCTCCGAGAACTGGACATCGGGAGGCTGCCAGCGGGGGCGCTGCGGGGGCTGGGGCAGCTAAGGGAGCTGGAGATCCGCCACTGGCCAGCTCTGGAGGCTCTGGAGCCAGGGAGCCTGGGCGGGCTCAATCTCAGCACCCTGGCCATCACCCACTGCAACCTGAGCTCGGTGCCCTTCCaagcactgcaccacctgagcTTCCTCAGGGCCTTGGATCTTTCTCGGAACCCCATCTCGGCCATCCCAGCCCGCAGGCTCAGTTCCCTGGTGCGGCTCCAGGAGCTCCGACTGTCGGGTGCCTGCCTCACCTCCATCGCGGCCCACGCCTTCCATGGCTTGACGGCCTTCCACCTCCTGGATGTGGCAGACAACGCCCTTCAGACACTGGAGGAaacagccttcccttctccagacaaaCTGGTCACCCTGAGGCTGTCAGGTAACCCCCTGACCTGCGACTGCCGCCTCCTCTGGCTGCTCCGGCTCCGCCGCCGCCTGGACTTTGGCTCGACCCCACCTGCCTGTGCTGGCCCCCAGCATGTCCAGGGGAAGAGCTTGAGGGAGTTTTCAGACATCCTACCTCCAGGGCACTTCACCTGCCGACCAGCCCTGATCCGAAAATCCGGGCCGCGCTGGGTCATGGCCGAGGAGGGGGGGCATGCCATTTTCTCCTGCTCTGGAGATGGGGACCCAGCCCCCACCGTCTCCTGGATGAGGCCTCCGGGGGTTCGGCTGGGGAAGGCCGGGAGAGTGAGGGCCCTACAGGATGGGACGCTGGAGATCCGCTCTGTGCAACTCCGGGATAGAGGGGCCTATGTCTGTGTGGTCAGCAACGTGGCGGGGAATGACTCCCTGAGGACCTGGCTGGAAGTGATCCAAGTTGAACCACCGAATGGCACTCTCTCTGACCCCAACATCACCTCGCCAGGGATCCCAGGGCCTTTCTTCTTGGACAGCAAAGGTATAGCTATGGTGCTGGCAGTTGgcttcctccccttcctcaccTCGGTGACCCTCTGTTTTGGCCTCATCGCCCTCTGGAGCAAAGGCAAAGGCCGGGTCAAACATCACGTGACCTTCGACTTTGTGGCACCTCGGACCTCTGGGGATAAGAACTCTGGGGGTAACCGGGTCACTGCTAAGCTCTTCTGA